A genomic region of Phragmites australis chromosome 2, lpPhrAust1.1, whole genome shotgun sequence contains the following coding sequences:
- the LOC133900934 gene encoding SNF1-related protein kinase regulatory subunit beta-3-like, whose protein sequence is MDRQGRDDHEGVNVVGFEVPASPDASYNNPVPGNEDEAREPPLVPPHLQHTLLSFPPSQDDSSSLPPPQIVVLNHLYIEKENTRSVVALGITHRFRAKFVTVVLYKPVQRR, encoded by the exons ATGGACCGACAAGGCAGGGATGACCAT GAAGGGGTGAATGTTGTTGGATTTGAAGTCCCAGCATCGCCGGATGCTAGCTACAACAACCCAGTTCCTGGAAATGAAGATGAAGCTCGGGAGCCCCCACTGGTTCCTCCTCATCTTCAGCATACATTGCTGAGCTTCCCGCCAAGTCAAGATGACTCGAGCAGCCTTCCTCCACCCCAAATCGTGGTGCTCAACCATCTTTACATAGAGAAAGAGAACACAAGATCCGTTGTTGCCCTGGGGATTACTCATCGATTCAGGGCAAAATTCGTGACAGTTGTGCTTTACAAGCCAGTGCAGAGGCGATAG